TAATACTTACGTCTTTGAACAGGGCGATCTTCCATAAGATTAAACAATGAAGCCAGGAACATCTTCTTTGAATCCCTATGCAGAATCTTACGTACCTATCTCGAAACGAGGGAAGGAAAACAAAGCATTTGAGATAATTGCTGGGCAACCAGAGTGTGGCAATGGAACTGCCTGGTCTGGATCTCCATCTGAGAACCAGAAAGTGACTCAACAGAACCAGTTCCAAGGAGAAACTTCTCTTGCCTACAACATCCATGGCATTGAAGAACTACTTGATTCTGAGGATGGGACACCGAAGGGCCAATCAGTTTATAGTTCTCATGATTCATGGTCACAGAATCGAAGTAACATGACAAGAAAACAGAGAACTTTTGAAGATTCTGAGATGGATTTGGAATATCTTGGCGTCATGTTTCCTTTTATATCTGATCAGTCACTTGCTGATGTGTACTCCGTAAATGAGGGTGACGTAGAAGCATCAGTTGATATGTTGCAACAACTTGAGGTAATGAACTGTTGTAGTGATAGGCATCATAAACTCCTTTTTATTAAGGTGTTTTTACTGGCAATGTTATTTTNNNNNNNNNNNNNNNNNNNNNNNNNNNNNNNNNNNNNNNNNNNNNNNNNNNNNNNNNNNNNNNNNNNNNNNNNNNNNNNNNNNNNNNNNNNNNNNNNNNNctccccccccccctttttattgGGTttgtcccctctctctcttaggGGTTTGAACCCCATCTCTTCAGGGCTTGGCATTTCCGAAAAGTGTGCAATAAACTTCCGTTACAAGGAGTAAAGGACAACacacaaaaatcaaaacaagCCTACTCAAAACTACTTTAGGTTTGGTTTCACAAATTCTTTTCCTGCAGTCACTGTAGTTAGGGTATAATCTTAAAAAATGTTGTAAATAATTACCTCTATTccgtttcctttttcttcctttcttcatgtTCTGGGCCATCTCTGGCATCGAGTAGAACAAGACTCCCAATGCAAGTTGCTGTTTCATAAACACCACTAATAATTAGATTCTTAGCCCTTCCTCTACTAGAATCATACAGGACCAGCTCTTTCGAATCCTTCTCAAATAAAACTTCACCAATCTTTGAATAGCATATAGGCCGGATATAGTCAAAAGACCCTATCACTGATTGCTCAATTGAGAACTGTTTCACCCAAGATTCTTTTGCGCCATAATGCTTCATCACCCACAACTCAACATGGACCCCGACGAAATTACAAATCACGCAAAGTTCTCCTCCAAGAACCCCAATTCTCATATCAAAATTATCTTCAACAAAGTCAGGCAGTGGCACCTCTCGAAACTCCTCATCTTTAAAGTCAAAGGATATAACAGTACTGGAGACAGTGTCAGCTATTGTCTCGCTCTCTGCAAGCCAATGAATTGCAGAATTTACAAGAAACCCAAATCGGTGTTGAAAGCGTTGTAAGGGCATGTTCCCAATACTTCTCCATGAGTTGGTGCTTAGTTCATAGACGTTCACCTCTGAATACCAATAGTTATCAGAGAGGTCATCTTTACGAAAATCCCACTGCCGAATCCTTACCACCTTGTAATCTTCGGTCGTGGTGTTATATCCAAATCCGTAAGCTAATTCACGGGGAGTGCAGGATTGCATGCGATTCTCTCCAGGTATAATGGGTAGCTTTTGATGTCTTCTTGTAGAAGGATTCCAGAGGATTACGTTCCCCACATAACTTCTGGATATACAGAGTAAGCCGTTGCAAGAACCCAATACTTCAATTCTGTACCGTGGAGACTTGAGAGGATGATCGAGTTCTACCTGATCCACCTCCTGCTGTTCGCAAACATCGAATTCGACAGAGGAGAGATGAGAGCCTGAGAAAATGAGGCTGAGATTGCTATTGCTTGCAAGTGATCGGCTGAGGTGTAATTTGATGAACACAGGATCTTTTACTATAAGAGCACACCAGGATTTGCATACGCAGCTGAACCTTAAAAGAGACTTGACCGGAAGCCTTGATAGTATGTCCACGATGAGAACCTCAGGGAGATTCTTGATTGCCATTGCCTCCTCTTCCCTTATCTTCTCATTCTCCTCCGCCATGTCTAGGGTCTGGGTTTTTCTTAGGGGAGAAGAAATTTAGTGTGAAGATATATGGTGGATACCTTTGCTCTATGCGGGAGAGATAAGAGGCTTGCAGTGTGACGCGTTGAAACTCGAATTCTGATTTTCCAaccatttcttttattttcagttaaaaGTTGAGGGGTTTGAATCAGAgctaaaaaaatattgttaagGGTGTGATTCAGAAGTTAAAAAAGTCCACAGATTAGGTGTGAATCAGACCTGGGAAAAAAGTTTTAAAAGCTAGTTTTTATCAGAATTATATATGAATATTCTAATGAAGGGCagttgattctttttcttttctttttttcctttttgtttcttttgactCTTCAGAGATTTTAGTAGGTCTATTGATAGTAATCAATTAATTATTTCGGAATACAATGACATTTTCTTTGGCTTATCTTAGTTATTAACATGCCAATTGCCAAAGGAGTGATGAGGATTAGAGATACATTAAATTATGTTTGACTAATTCCTCTCCCccctcatttttcttt
This genomic stretch from Macadamia integrifolia cultivar HAES 741 chromosome 2, SCU_Mint_v3, whole genome shotgun sequence harbors:
- the LOC122065061 gene encoding polyadenylate-binding protein-interacting protein 6-like, with amino-acid sequence MKPGTSSLNPYAESYVPISKRGKENKAFEIIAGQPECGNGTAWSGSPSENQKVTQQNQFQGETSLAYNIHGIEELLDSEDGTPKGQSVYSSHDSWSQNRSNMTRKQRTFEDSEMDLEYLGVMFPFISDQSLADVYSVNEGDVEASVDMLQQLEVMNCCSDRHHKLLFIKVFLLAIHCS
- the LOC122088759 gene encoding F-box protein CPR1-like, translated to MAEENEKIREEEAMAIKNLPEVLIVDILSRLPVKSLLRFSCVCKSWCALIVKDPVFIKLHLSRSLASNSNLSLIFSGSHLSSVEFDVCEQQEVDQVELDHPLKSPRYRIEVLGSCNGLLCISRSYVGNVILWNPSTRRHQKLPIIPGENRMQSCTPRELAYGFGYNTTTEDYKVVRIRQWDFRKDDLSDNYWYSEVNVYELSTNSWRSIGNMPLQRFQHRFGFLVNSAIHWLAESETIADTVSSTVISFDFKDEEFREVPLPDFVEDNFDMRIGVLGGELCVICNFVGVHVELWVMKHYGAKESWVKQFSIEQSVIGSFDYIRPICYSKIGEVLFEKDSKELVLYDSSRGRAKNLIISGVYETATCIGSLVLLDARDGPEHEERKKKETE